Proteins from a single region of Pyrus communis chromosome 6, drPyrComm1.1, whole genome shotgun sequence:
- the LOC137735929 gene encoding uncharacterized protein produces MTSQNRRTKIPQKVMHYLPLKPRLQRLYMSMHTATDMRWHREGWVNDDVMSHPVDGEAWKEFDRMYPDITADPCNVKFDRMHMMLTLLITKDPGKSIDVYLWPLVDELKDLWKNNVRTYHNYTGQMFTMRAEVMWTVNNFPVYAMVSGWMTKGYLACPIGKEEVTLSWHAIKVCYLGHRRWLPWGNEWRQNNKAFHGTKETWPRARELSGDEILDQLNRLEFGHFGKGVNKPRPTTHLNWTHKSMLFELPYWSKLKLRHKLDVMHIEKNVFDTLFGTILDIEGKTKDTIAARLDLERMGIRSSLWMKRVGGTLKKGHPFFTVKPNGKKKYFNFISSVKFPDGYACNISRCVNVQGCKFSNMKSHDYHVILQCLLPVGTRHLLPLDVVKPIVLYRFFSLLTARCLRKLDVKQLQDDIVNVLCKFEQIFPLAFFTSMIHLPNEALLTGSVNCRWMYPIERYLIKRLYICITDS; encoded by the coding sequence ATGACATCACAGAACAGAAGGACCAAGATTCCACAAAAAGTAATGCATTATCTTCCATTGAAGCCTAGGTTGCAACGATTGTACATGTCGATGCATACTGCAACAGACATGAGATGGCATAGAGAAGGATGGGTAAATGATGATGTTATGAGCCATCCTGTTGATGGAGAGGCATGGAAAGAATTCGATCGGATGTACCCTGATATTACAGCTGACCCGTGCAACGTCAAATTCGATCGGATGCACATGATGTTGACTCTATTAATTACCAAAGATCCAGGAAAGTCCATTGATGTTTATTTGTGGCCGTTGGTTGATGAGCTAAAAGATTTATGGAAAAACAATGTTCGTACATACCATAACTATACTGGACAAATGTTCACCATGCGAGCAGAAGTGATGTGGACAGTAAACAATTTTCCCGTGTATGCAATGGTTTCTGGGTGGATGACCAAGGGTTATTTGGCATGTCCAATAGGCAAGGAGGAAGTAACATTGTCTTGGCATGCGATAAAAGTTTGTTATCTTGGTCATCGTAGATGGCTCCCTTGGGGCAACGAGTGGCGTCAGAACAATAAGGCCTTCCATGGCACAAAAGAGACTTGGCCAAGAGCAAGAGAATTGTCCGGAGATGAGATTTTGGATCAATTAAACCGTTTGGAATTTGGTCATTTTGGCAAAGGGGTCAATAAGCCCAGACCAACTACACATCTGAATTGGACGCACAAGAGTATGTTATTTGAGCTCCCGTACTGGTCTAAgttaaaattgagacacaaactcgatgttatgcatattgagaaaaatgtgtttgatactTTGTTCGGGACGATTCTAGACATTGAAGGAAAAACGAAGGACACGATTGCAGCTCGCCTCGATTTGGAACGAATGGGCATTAGGTCATCCTTGTGGATGAAGAGAGTCGGTGGTACATTGAAGAAAGGCCATCCTTTTTTTACAGTTAAGCCGAATGGGAAGAAAAAGTATTTCAACTTTATTTCTTCTGTAAAGTTTCCAGATGGGTATGCTTGTAATATCTCGCGTTGCGTGAACGTGCAGGGGTGtaaattttcaaacatgaaGAGTCATGACTATCATGTGATACTCCAATGCCTTCTTCCGGTTGGTACTCGACACTTATTGCCTCTTGATGTGGTGAAACCAATCGTGTTGTACAGATTTTTTTCATTGTTAACTGCAAGGTGTTTGCGGAAGTTGGATGTTAAACAATTGCAGGATGACATTGTGAATGTCTTATGCAAGTTCGAACAAATATTTCCCCTAGCTTTCTTTACAAGTATGATTCACTTGCCAAATGAGGCATTGCTTACTGGATCAGTGAACTGtcgatggatgtatccaatagaaaggtaCTTAATTAAGcgtctatatatatgtataacagATTCATGA